In Campylobacterota bacterium, the sequence AACGTAGCGGAGCTAAGAAGCCTCCTGATCGACGCGGGACTCACCCCCAGACGGATACGGATCGCCGACATGAAAGAATCCCTCCAAACGGGGGGATACGACGATCACGGCACCCTCACCGACCACGGGTTCGAGGTGACGGTATGAAAAAAGCGGTGGCACTGCGGTACGACCGCGAAAAAGAGAGGGCGCCGCGCGTCGTCGCTTCGGGCAAAGGAAGCAGTGCGGAGAACATCATCAAAGTCGCCGAACTCCACAACCTCCCCATCCGCCGTGACGAAGACCTCGTCGAACTGCTCAGCAAAGTCGAAATCGACCGGGAGATCCCCGAAAAACTGTACGTCGCGGTCGCCGAGGTCTTCCGATTCATCTACGCGCTTACCAATAAACCCAAATAATGCTACACTTGCGCCATGAAAACGACACACGAACGATTTTGGGAAACCAAACGGCTGGATGAACTGAATTTTGAAGAGTGGGAAGCCCTCTGCGACGGGTGCGGACTCTGTTGCCTGCATCGCCTCCAGGGCGAAGAAGAGGACGATCCGGTCCTCACGACGCGCGTCGTCTGCCGGTGTTACGATCTCGCAGGCGGATGCTGCGGCGACTATGCGAACCGCTTTGAGCGGGTCGAGGGATGTACCCAACTCACCGTAGAGCGGACCGCCGAGTTCGACTGGCTCCCCGAAACCTGTGCCTACCGCCTCCGCCATCACGGCAAAAGCCTGCCGCAATGGCATCCCCTCATCAGCGGCTCAAACGAAGGGGCCAGACAGCACGGCGTCCTGACCCTGGAAGCGATCCTCGAAACCGAGGAGATCGACCTCGAAGAGTATATTATCGACTGATCACTCCGCCCCGAAACGGACGAAGATTTCGCGGATCTCGGCTTCGCTTTGGACGAACAGGTCGACCAGCACGGGGTCGAAATGTTCCCCCTTTTCGCGGACGATCAGCGCCATCGCCTCTTCGAAGCTCCACGCTTTTTTGTAGGGACGGATCGAGGTGAGCGCGTCGAACACGTCGGCAATCGCGACGATCCGGCCATAGAGCGGTATCTCTTCGCCTTTCAAACCGTAAGGGTATCCCGTCCCGTTGTATTTTTCATGGTGCGAGCGGGCGATAACCGCTCCCGCCGCGAGATAGGGGTTTTGGGCATCGGCGAGGATTTCGTATCCGACGTCGCTGTGGGCTTTCATCCGTTCGAACTCCGCTTCGTCGAGTTTGCCGGGTTTGAGCAGTACCGCGTCCTCGATCCCCACTTTCCCGATGTCGTGCAGCGGTGCGGCGTAAAAGATCAGCTCCTGTTCCTCCTCGTCCAGCCCGCAGAGGCGTGCGAGCATTTTCGAGTAATGGGCCACGCGGGCAATGTGCGACCCGGTTTCGGGGTCTTTGTATTCGGCGGTTCGGGAGAGGATGCGGAGCGCTTCGTGTTCGCGTTCCCGGAGCGCTTCGCGCGAACGCTCCTCGATCCGGAGGATGTGGATGTTTTTGATCCGGAGTTTGACTTCGGTCTGCGAATAGGGCTTGTTCAGAAAATCGTTCACCCCTTTGGCAAACGCCTGTTCGCGCACCGACTCTTCCTCGTTTCCGGTGATCATGATGCTTTTGATTTTGGGCTGGAGCTCTTTGGCCTTTTCAAGCAGGCCGATCCCATCGAGTCCGGGCATGTTGAAATCGGTCATCAGCAAATCGGCTTCGTTCCCCTCCAGGTATTCGAGGGCATCGAAAGGGTTGTCGAAAATGCGGGGGTCGTATCCCTCCTGACGGACGATCACTTCGAGCAGCATCAGGTTCACCGATTCGTCATCGACGATGACGATTTTCATTCCGCTGTTCACCCATTCCCCTTTTGCGAATCGGCACACGTTTTCTACGGCCGGATCTTTTGTAATGGAATATTATAGCGTCCATCCTCGCGGATCGGGCTTTTAGATAACATTTAAACGTCAAAATCCCGACAAACTCTAAGCGCGGAACCGTCCGAGGTTGTTGTTCAACGTTTCGGCGATGCCGTGGAGATGTTCGGCCGTGGTCGCGATCTCCTCGACGCTGCGGGTATTACCGCGGGCGAGTTCGGTAATCGCCGAAAGCCTTTGAGCAATCCCCTGCACCTCTTTCGTGCTGGCGTCGGATTCTTCGACCAGTTTCGAAATCGCCCGGGTCGTATGGCGGACCACTTCGGCCGTCTGCGCGATTTTCTCACCGACCGTCTGGGATTTTTCCCCGACCTGCTCGATTTTTTTGGCGTTTTGTCCCATCTGTACCGACGCTTCCTCGATCGACGAGACGATCATGCTCACCGTCGCATCGGTCTGCGTCAGGCTCCCCTGCGTCCGTTCGGCCAGTTTGCGCACCTCGTCGGCGACGACGGCAAACCCGCGTCCGTGCTCTCCGGCGCGCGCCGC encodes:
- a CDS encoding EscU/YscU/HrcU family type III secretion system export apparatus switch protein is translated as MKKAVALRYDREKERAPRVVASGKGSSAENIIKVAELHNLPIRRDEDLVELLSKVEIDREIPEKLYVAVAEVFRFIYALTNKPK
- a CDS encoding YcgN family cysteine cluster protein, whose protein sequence is MKTTHERFWETKRLDELNFEEWEALCDGCGLCCLHRLQGEEEDDPVLTTRVVCRCYDLAGGCCGDYANRFERVEGCTQLTVERTAEFDWLPETCAYRLRHHGKSLPQWHPLISGSNEGARQHGVLTLEAILETEEIDLEEYIID
- a CDS encoding HD domain-containing phosphohydrolase, with the translated sequence MNSGMKIVIVDDESVNLMLLEVIVRQEGYDPRIFDNPFDALEYLEGNEADLLMTDFNMPGLDGIGLLEKAKELQPKIKSIMITGNEEESVREQAFAKGVNDFLNKPYSQTEVKLRIKNIHILRIEERSREALREREHEALRILSRTAEYKDPETGSHIARVAHYSKMLARLCGLDEEEQELIFYAAPLHDIGKVGIEDAVLLKPGKLDEAEFERMKAHSDVGYEILADAQNPYLAAGAVIARSHHEKYNGTGYPYGLKGEEIPLYGRIVAIADVFDALTSIRPYKKAWSFEEAMALIVREKGEHFDPVLVDLFVQSEAEIREIFVRFGAE